The proteins below come from a single uncultured Carboxylicivirga sp. genomic window:
- a CDS encoding RNA polymerase sigma factor translates to MTVKEYNLAVDQFSDGVYRFVLKNIKDEDKAKDIVQDTFEKLWKKHSEVNFEKVKSYLFSTAYHTLIDLTRREKKQARWDEVDDNNHSITDGYSDLNEILHQAVDRLPDIQKMVVMLRDYEGYSYKEIGELTKLTESQVKVYIFRARKYLKDYIGKMEVVV, encoded by the coding sequence ATGACTGTAAAAGAATATAACCTAGCTGTAGATCAATTCTCCGATGGAGTATACCGCTTTGTTCTCAAAAATATAAAGGATGAGGACAAAGCAAAAGACATTGTGCAGGATACCTTTGAAAAGTTATGGAAGAAACACTCTGAAGTGAATTTTGAAAAAGTAAAAAGTTATCTTTTTTCTACTGCTTATCACACATTAATTGACCTTACCCGACGAGAGAAGAAACAAGCCCGATGGGATGAAGTGGATGATAACAACCACTCAATTACAGATGGCTATAGTGATTTGAACGAAATTTTACACCAGGCAGTTGACCGCTTACCTGACATTCAAAAAATGGTAGTAATGCTGCGCGATTATGAAGGATACTCCTATAAAGAGATTGGAGAACTAACCAAACTAACCGAATCGCAAGTAAAAGTATATATTTTCAGAGCACGTAAATACCTGAAAGATTATATCGGAAAAATGGAAGTTGTGGTTTAA
- a CDS encoding TrkA C-terminal domain-containing protein codes for MELLQTSYFALFIIICLGFIIGNIKVKGVSLDISAIIFVALVFGHMGIVLPNVLEKIGLILFIYTIGVQAGPGFFDSFKKNGRNLVVIAAAVISSAALVAFLAFYFLGLDMPIVTGLLTGALTSTPGLAAAIEITNSPLVSIGYGVAYPFGVIGVILFVKFYPKIIRANIKKAEEEFEKVSIQGYPEIKHISLVVENENVIGKTIQELRVRTMTQAVISRVLHDGHAVTPSRQTVLHKGDLLRAVGTEAALQKVAVLIGSRTEEKVPLDKGYEVQSLLVTNKEAISATLGSFNLWINYQATVTRIRRSGIDITPSPNVKLQMGDKVIVACNRQNMMQVIRIFGNDDKKLSDTDFFPVAAGIVLGVLFGKMSLSFGNSFTFSLGLTGGVLAVAMILSRIGRTGPVIWSMSGAANQLLRQLGLMFFLASVGTKAGATLIDTYHQYGFKLFVVGGLITLIPMIMAVVAAYFIKSINILTLLGTITGSMTSTPGLAAVDSTSDSNAPAIAYATVYPVAMVLLVIFVQILGLFA; via the coding sequence ATGGAACTACTTCAAACAAGCTATTTTGCATTATTTATTATTATCTGTTTAGGATTTATTATTGGTAACATAAAGGTAAAAGGAGTATCGCTCGATATTTCTGCCATTATTTTTGTTGCATTGGTTTTTGGACACATGGGCATTGTGCTACCTAATGTGTTAGAAAAGATAGGTCTTATATTGTTTATTTATACAATTGGAGTTCAGGCAGGACCAGGATTTTTCGATTCATTTAAAAAGAATGGACGAAATTTAGTCGTAATTGCAGCAGCAGTTATATCCTCGGCAGCGTTAGTTGCTTTTCTAGCGTTTTATTTCTTAGGGTTAGATATGCCTATTGTTACAGGCTTGCTTACAGGCGCATTGACTAGCACGCCAGGATTAGCGGCAGCTATTGAAATTACCAATTCTCCTTTGGTATCAATTGGTTATGGTGTCGCATATCCCTTTGGTGTCATAGGTGTTATTTTGTTTGTGAAGTTTTATCCAAAAATTATTAGAGCAAATATTAAAAAAGCAGAAGAGGAATTTGAAAAGGTATCGATTCAAGGATATCCTGAAATTAAGCATATCAGTCTGGTGGTAGAAAATGAAAATGTTATTGGTAAAACCATTCAGGAACTAAGAGTCAGAACAATGACACAAGCCGTGATATCACGTGTTTTGCATGATGGTCATGCGGTTACGCCCAGTAGGCAAACAGTTCTTCATAAGGGCGATTTATTACGAGCCGTTGGAACAGAAGCTGCACTACAAAAAGTGGCTGTTCTAATTGGGTCAAGAACCGAGGAGAAAGTTCCTCTTGATAAAGGCTATGAAGTACAATCTCTTTTGGTGACAAATAAAGAAGCCATTAGTGCAACTCTTGGAAGTTTTAACTTATGGATTAATTACCAGGCTACAGTTACCCGTATCAGACGAAGTGGTATTGATATTACCCCATCACCCAATGTAAAATTGCAAATGGGTGATAAAGTGATTGTAGCATGTAATCGTCAGAATATGATGCAAGTAATCCGTATTTTTGGTAACGATGATAAGAAATTATCAGATACTGACTTCTTTCCGGTTGCAGCAGGAATTGTTCTAGGTGTTTTATTCGGAAAGATGTCGCTTTCATTCGGAAACTCATTTACATTTAGTTTGGGGTTAACGGGTGGAGTTTTAGCTGTTGCTATGATTTTAAGTAGAATTGGAAGAACCGGTCCTGTTATCTGGAGTATGTCGGGCGCCGCCAATCAATTGTTACGACAGTTAGGCTTGATGTTCTTTTTGGCATCAGTTGGGACCAAAGCTGGAGCTACATTAATTGATACTTATCATCAATACGGATTTAAGTTATTTGTGGTAGGAGGATTAATAACTCTAATCCCAATGATTATGGCTGTTGTGGCAGCTTACTTTATAAAATCGATTAATATTTTAACTCTGTTGGGTACAATTACCGGATCGATGACAAGTACGCCGGGATTGGCTGCTGTTGATAGTACATCAGATAGTAATGCGCCTGCTATTGCTTACGCAACGGTGTATCCTGTAGCTATGGTTCTGCTGGTGATTTTTGTACAGATTCTTGGATTATTCGCTTAA
- the porQ gene encoding type IX secretion system protein PorQ, producing MMNKILSILTIITLATTMSAQQAGNYTYDFLNLANSARIGALGGNQVGLASDDINLVFNNPANLTANISNDLTFSYVPFVSDINIFYSGYAHHIDNFGTIGVGIHAINYGTFDRADIDGNLQGTFAAAEYAIHLSYAKMLSTQWQLGVTLKPVISSFEQYNSFGLATDIGMMYKSVDGLFSAGIAIKNLGSQITTYNETYEPLPSDIQIGIAKKLAHAPFRLVLTAQDLLDWNLKYEVRNGSGDVIEDEGNNGNGFDQLMRHIVMGVEFVPSDNFWVDFGYNHRRRKELSIGSKMSTVGFSWGFGFRVYKFKFGYGSARYNLAGTSNHFTISTRLSDF from the coding sequence ATGATGAATAAAATACTAAGCATACTTACAATTATCACTCTTGCAACAACAATGAGCGCACAACAAGCAGGAAATTACACTTACGATTTCCTTAATTTGGCTAATTCAGCTCGCATTGGTGCTTTAGGGGGTAATCAGGTTGGTTTAGCTTCTGATGATATTAATCTAGTATTTAATAACCCAGCCAATTTAACTGCTAACATCAGTAATGATCTAACATTCAGCTATGTTCCATTTGTTAGCGATATTAACATATTCTATTCAGGTTACGCACACCATATAGATAACTTCGGAACAATTGGAGTTGGAATTCATGCTATTAACTATGGAACATTTGATAGGGCTGACATTGATGGTAATCTTCAAGGTACTTTTGCTGCAGCAGAGTATGCAATTCATTTAAGCTATGCAAAAATGCTTTCTACCCAATGGCAGTTAGGAGTAACGCTAAAACCTGTCATCTCAAGTTTTGAACAATATAATTCATTTGGTTTGGCTACCGATATAGGTATGATGTATAAATCTGTTGATGGTTTATTCTCGGCTGGAATTGCCATAAAAAACTTAGGTTCTCAGATTACAACCTACAACGAAACATACGAACCATTACCTTCAGACATACAAATTGGAATTGCTAAAAAGCTGGCTCATGCCCCATTTCGTTTGGTATTAACTGCTCAAGATTTATTAGACTGGAATCTGAAATACGAAGTAAGAAACGGAAGTGGTGATGTAATTGAAGATGAAGGAAACAACGGCAATGGTTTTGACCAGCTTATGCGTCATATTGTAATGGGTGTTGAATTTGTTCCATCAGATAATTTTTGGGTTGATTTTGGTTACAATCACCGCCGTAGAAAAGAACTTAGTATAGGTTCAAAAATGTCGACCGTTGGATTTTCATGGGGCTTTGGCTTCAGAGTCTATAAATTTAAATTTGGATATGGTTCGGCCAGATATAATCTAGCCGGTACATCTAATCATTTTACAATTTCCACCCGATTATCCGACTTCTAG
- a CDS encoding dCMP deaminase family protein yields the protein MQKDSKQFLLDQRYLAMARIWSQNSYCNRRQVGAIIVKNKMIISDGYNGTPSGFENECEDCNNTTKPYVLHAEANAITKVARSNNSSDGATLYVTASPCIECAKLIIQAGIKRVVFTEKYHNEDGIKLLERAEIEIVHIDKEII from the coding sequence ATGCAAAAAGACAGTAAACAATTCTTACTTGATCAACGTTATTTGGCCATGGCCCGAATATGGTCTCAAAACTCATATTGCAATCGACGTCAGGTAGGAGCTATTATTGTTAAGAATAAAATGATTATTAGTGATGGGTATAACGGAACCCCATCTGGCTTTGAAAATGAGTGTGAAGATTGTAATAATACCACAAAACCATATGTATTACATGCCGAAGCCAACGCTATAACTAAGGTGGCTCGCTCAAACAATAGTTCAGATGGAGCTACTCTTTATGTGACGGCATCTCCGTGCATCGAATGTGCAAAACTTATCATTCAAGCGGGCATTAAACGTGTTGTTTTTACTGAGAAATATCACAACGAAGATGGAATAAAACTTTTGGAAAGAGCCGAAATTGAGATTGTTCACATTGATAAAGAAATAATATAA
- a CDS encoding NAD(P)/FAD-dependent oxidoreductase, with amino-acid sequence MENNFNLPQNNKKRVVIVGAGFAGLKLAQKLRKSDFQVVVIDKQNYHQFQPLFYQVATSGIEPSSISFPVRKIFQKNSNLHFRQTELLEVLPDNKLIKTGNGELKYDHLVIATGVTTNYFGSKNLEKYGLPMKTTAEAINLRNRILGSFEKAILTEDINEHSKIMSVVVVGGGPTGVELSGSIAEMRRYVLPKDYPELDFSQMRIMLYEASPRLLNGMSEQSGAKALQFLEELGVEVHLNTRIDDYDGSKISLSNGTNFYANNLLWTAGVSGKILNGIPEETYNPAKRLIVDSYYQVIGLDEVYAIGDIACVSDIEDLPKGHPQVAQVAIQQAKNLADNLVKKVRKPFEYKDKGSLATIGRNMAVADLPGMKFSGFIAWILWLFVHLMAIVGVKNRFFIFINWAQSYIWRDQSLRILIAPYTKSRRNKANQQVEHTSS; translated from the coding sequence ATGGAAAATAACTTTAATCTTCCACAAAATAATAAAAAGAGAGTTGTTATTGTTGGAGCTGGTTTTGCAGGGTTAAAATTAGCACAAAAACTTCGTAAGTCAGACTTTCAGGTGGTGGTAATTGATAAACAAAACTACCATCAATTTCAACCCTTATTTTATCAGGTAGCAACCTCTGGTATAGAACCAAGTTCAATATCTTTCCCGGTTAGAAAAATATTCCAGAAGAATTCCAATTTACATTTTCGGCAAACCGAATTGTTGGAAGTTTTGCCTGATAATAAATTAATAAAAACAGGTAATGGTGAATTAAAATATGATCATTTGGTTATTGCAACTGGTGTAACAACTAATTACTTTGGATCTAAAAATCTGGAGAAATACGGATTGCCGATGAAAACTACAGCGGAGGCGATTAATTTGCGAAACCGAATTTTAGGTTCGTTTGAAAAGGCTATTTTAACAGAAGATATCAACGAGCATTCTAAAATAATGTCCGTAGTTGTAGTTGGTGGGGGACCAACAGGCGTTGAACTTTCTGGTTCTATTGCTGAAATGCGGCGTTATGTACTGCCAAAAGATTATCCCGAATTAGATTTTAGTCAGATGAGGATTATGCTATACGAAGCAAGTCCGAGATTATTGAATGGTATGTCAGAGCAGTCGGGAGCCAAGGCATTACAGTTTCTCGAAGAGTTAGGCGTAGAAGTACACTTAAATACTCGCATCGATGATTATGATGGATCGAAAATAAGTTTGTCTAACGGAACAAATTTTTATGCCAATAATTTGTTATGGACTGCTGGAGTAAGTGGTAAAATTTTGAATGGAATTCCAGAAGAAACATATAATCCGGCAAAGCGATTAATTGTAGATTCGTATTATCAGGTAATTGGTTTGGATGAAGTGTATGCCATTGGTGATATAGCATGTGTTTCAGATATTGAAGATTTGCCCAAAGGGCATCCTCAGGTAGCTCAGGTAGCTATTCAGCAAGCAAAAAATTTAGCCGATAATCTGGTTAAAAAAGTAAGAAAGCCATTTGAATATAAAGATAAAGGAAGCTTGGCAACTATTGGTAGGAATATGGCAGTTGCAGATTTACCTGGAATGAAATTTTCTGGGTTTATAGCTTGGATTTTATGGCTTTTTGTGCATTTAATGGCAATTGTTGGAGTTAAAAATCGCTTCTTTATATTTATCAATTGGGCACAAAGCTACATCTGGCGCGATCAATCTCTACGGATTTTAATAGCTCCTTATACTAAAAGTAGACGGAATAAAGCAAACCAACAGGTAGAGCATACTAGTAGCTAG
- a CDS encoding phosphatase PAP2 family protein, whose product MKVVILVIATIVLWGQTIVAQVENVPFEMKLNKLDSVIFEPNLKNYPELNMDLQKQLTPQLDWDYQNQQPYQFKSNSGLKKSLVAPAILLGVGLYSGSTENTNSRIGKRTIHSNIQEEFSGFHTSVDDYLQWGPIAMVYGLQASGLRGKHNTWTSTKLLIKSELLTATFVRLLKATTDNVRPDGNGEMSFPSGHTSQAFVAATFLHREYGHISPFYSIAGYTMAASVGTMRMLNQRHWFNDVTVGAAMGIAFTNLVYWHYDRRNKNKKHNVTAVPAITDKGAAIAMLVQF is encoded by the coding sequence ATGAAAGTTGTAATTTTAGTGATTGCAACGATTGTTTTGTGGGGACAAACAATCGTTGCTCAGGTGGAAAACGTGCCTTTTGAAATGAAGTTAAATAAGTTAGATTCAGTGATTTTTGAACCTAATTTAAAGAATTATCCTGAACTAAATATGGATTTGCAAAAGCAATTGACACCTCAATTAGATTGGGATTATCAGAATCAACAACCTTATCAGTTTAAATCTAATAGCGGCCTCAAAAAATCACTGGTTGCACCTGCTATTCTATTAGGTGTAGGGTTGTATTCAGGAAGCACAGAAAATACCAATTCCAGAATCGGAAAGCGAACAATACATAGCAATATTCAAGAAGAGTTTTCGGGTTTTCATACTTCCGTGGATGATTATTTGCAATGGGGGCCAATTGCTATGGTTTATGGTTTACAAGCATCAGGATTGCGAGGAAAACACAATACCTGGACTAGTACAAAACTGTTAATCAAATCGGAATTGTTAACAGCTACTTTTGTTCGATTATTAAAAGCTACAACTGATAATGTTCGTCCTGATGGTAATGGGGAGATGTCGTTTCCTTCAGGTCATACTAGTCAGGCCTTTGTGGCAGCAACTTTTTTGCATCGTGAATACGGACATATCAGCCCATTTTATAGCATTGCAGGTTATACAATGGCAGCATCTGTTGGTACCATGCGTATGTTAAATCAAAGGCATTGGTTTAACGATGTTACTGTTGGTGCAGCAATGGGAATTGCATTTACTAATTTGGTTTACTGGCATTACGACAGACGGAATAAAAACAAAAAGCACAATGTGACAGCTGTGCCAGCAATAACTGACAAAGGAGCAGCTATTGCAATGCTTGTTCAGTTTTAG
- a CDS encoding lysylphosphatidylglycerol synthase transmembrane domain-containing protein, translating into MALSKKAVNLIKLILKIVFSAAAIYYIISKLDLNEVGYLIKTAKLRYVFAAMIIYGISQLMSSFRLNSLFNAIQLEIPHFANIKLYWLGMFYNFFLPGGVGGDGYKVFYLHKKFKTPVKQLLGAVLADRVSGLSIILVYILGLVYFINYDLPYQGWFFLLIPFVSLGFYFFLRIFNKKLTKAFVAVSFWSLLVQGIQMIAVLCLLKALGGQTKGHWDDYMFLFFLSTIASAIPITLGGIGAREVTFFKGAMFLGINQEIAVAVSVLFYLNSLIISIPGMYYVFRVKKIFSDIDENDD; encoded by the coding sequence ATGGCTTTATCAAAAAAAGCAGTTAATCTTATTAAACTCATTCTGAAAATTGTTTTTTCAGCTGCTGCCATTTATTACATCATTTCCAAATTGGATTTAAATGAGGTTGGATATCTTATTAAAACAGCAAAGTTGAGGTATGTATTTGCAGCAATGATAATTTATGGCATATCGCAACTAATGAGTTCATTTCGTTTAAATAGTTTATTTAATGCTATTCAATTAGAGATACCACATTTTGCCAACATTAAATTGTATTGGTTAGGAATGTTTTACAACTTCTTTTTACCTGGGGGAGTAGGAGGTGATGGATATAAAGTATTTTATTTACATAAAAAGTTTAAAACTCCGGTTAAACAATTATTAGGAGCTGTTTTAGCAGACCGAGTAAGTGGCCTTTCTATTATCTTGGTGTATATTCTCGGATTGGTTTATTTTATTAATTATGATTTACCTTATCAAGGTTGGTTTTTCTTGTTGATTCCTTTCGTTAGTCTTGGGTTTTATTTCTTTCTGCGTATTTTTAATAAAAAACTCACCAAGGCCTTTGTTGCAGTTTCTTTTTGGTCGTTGTTGGTTCAAGGTATTCAAATGATAGCTGTATTGTGTCTTTTAAAGGCTTTAGGAGGTCAAACAAAAGGGCACTGGGACGATTATATGTTTCTGTTCTTTTTATCAACAATTGCGTCAGCTATTCCAATTACTTTGGGTGGTATTGGTGCTCGTGAAGTGACCTTTTTTAAAGGTGCTATGTTTTTAGGTATTAATCAGGAAATTGCTGTAGCAGTTAGTGTTTTGTTTTATCTTAATTCCTTAATTATTTCAATTCCAGGAATGTATTATGTGTTTAGAGTAAAAAAAATATTTTCTGATATTGATGAAAATGATGATTAA
- a CDS encoding DMT family transporter, with protein MPEKTKVIVSLILSMICWAFSFVWIKHAFESFNPITIVFFRLIISITLLLFFLKITKKLVPIQVKDIKWFFLLAFFEPFLYFMGESFGLQVVSSTVGAVIISTIPLFSPITERIFFHSRISKLNLVGIFISFFGVMLLIFEKDFTLTAPIYGIILLFVAVLSTMGYAVILKKLPQKYNAFSVITYQNIIGAILFLPFFLAIDLKHLAQTEITTKAVIAVVQLAIFASSLAFIFFTYGMRKTGISKANVFVNMIPVFTAFFAWWILDEELTAQKLLGITIVIGGVFISQLKLNKYGNRFKQA; from the coding sequence ATGCCAGAAAAAACCAAAGTAATAGTCAGTTTAATATTATCAATGATATGTTGGGCATTTTCGTTCGTGTGGATTAAACATGCTTTTGAGTCGTTTAATCCTATTACCATCGTATTTTTTCGCTTAATAATTAGCATCACATTATTGTTGTTTTTTCTAAAGATCACGAAAAAACTGGTACCTATACAAGTAAAAGATATTAAATGGTTCTTTCTTCTTGCCTTTTTCGAACCGTTTTTATACTTCATGGGCGAAAGCTTTGGTTTACAAGTTGTATCATCAACCGTAGGAGCAGTTATAATTTCAACAATCCCCCTATTTTCGCCCATCACAGAACGTATCTTTTTTCACTCACGTATTAGCAAATTAAATTTGGTTGGTATATTTATCTCCTTTTTTGGTGTAATGTTGCTAATCTTTGAAAAAGATTTTACTCTCACAGCCCCTATTTATGGAATTATACTTTTGTTTGTTGCTGTTCTTTCAACAATGGGATATGCAGTAATTCTTAAAAAATTACCGCAAAAATATAATGCCTTCAGTGTTATTACCTACCAGAATATAATAGGTGCAATTTTGTTTCTACCCTTTTTTCTTGCAATTGACCTAAAACACTTAGCCCAAACAGAAATCACTACAAAAGCTGTAATTGCTGTTGTTCAATTAGCTATTTTTGCCTCGTCGCTGGCATTTATTTTCTTCACCTATGGTATGCGAAAAACGGGTATTAGTAAAGCAAATGTATTTGTAAACATGATTCCGGTATTTACAGCATTTTTTGCATGGTGGATACTTGATGAAGAACTAACAGCACAAAAACTATTGGGTATTACCATTGTTATAGGAGGTGTTTTTATCTCTCAATTGAAATTAAACAAATATGGCAATCGATTTAAACAAGCTTAA
- a CDS encoding DUF4834 family protein, protein MIVGLIRTIFYIVVFYYIFKLIGQLVMPFFLKKGVERMQRQQQQATNGYREEASRNEGKVTIQKNTETKHETHIDDNEGEYVDFEEVK, encoded by the coding sequence ATGATTGTAGGCTTAATAAGAACCATCTTTTATATTGTAGTTTTCTATTATATTTTCAAATTAATTGGCCAGTTGGTGATGCCTTTTTTCCTGAAAAAAGGAGTGGAGCGGATGCAAAGACAACAGCAACAAGCTACCAATGGATACAGGGAAGAGGCTAGTAGAAATGAAGGAAAGGTTACGATTCAGAAAAATACCGAAACCAAACATGAAACGCATATCGATGATAACGAAGGTGAATATGTAGATTTTGAGGAAGTAAAATAA
- a CDS encoding acylphosphatase, with amino-acid sequence MEVNNMKRVRVIVEGRVQGVGFRYYVANGAKQHCIKGYVQNLSDGRVEIDAEGETENLHHFLNDCKKGPAFSRVDTFIVSSIPFYGFERFKIK; translated from the coding sequence ATGGAGGTAAATAATATGAAACGAGTAAGAGTTATTGTTGAAGGAAGAGTGCAGGGAGTCGGCTTTCGATATTATGTTGCCAATGGAGCAAAACAACACTGCATAAAAGGGTACGTACAAAATTTATCTGACGGGCGGGTTGAAATCGATGCAGAAGGAGAAACTGAAAATTTGCATCACTTTTTAAATGATTGTAAAAAAGGTCCGGCCTTTTCAAGAGTTGATACCTTTATTGTTAGTAGTATCCCATTTTATGGTTTCGAACGTTTTAAAATAAAATAA
- a CDS encoding YkgJ family cysteine cluster protein yields the protein MAIDLNKLKTDAENKAKENKAFLAKLKKKKPKDLDTHAQNLHHQVFKYTDCLECANCCKSISPIVIDRDIDRLAKHLRMKPSAVIEQYLYLDNDGDYVFKETPCPFLMADNYCMVYESRPRACREYPHTDRKRFFQISSLTYKNTFICPAVFDVVEGLKVNYD from the coding sequence ATGGCAATCGATTTAAACAAGCTTAAAACAGATGCAGAAAATAAAGCAAAAGAGAACAAAGCTTTTTTGGCTAAATTAAAAAAGAAAAAACCAAAAGATTTGGATACTCATGCTCAGAATCTTCACCACCAAGTATTTAAATATACCGATTGCCTTGAGTGTGCTAATTGCTGCAAATCAATAAGTCCTATTGTGATTGACCGAGATATTGACAGATTAGCCAAACATTTAAGGATGAAACCTTCTGCTGTCATCGAGCAATATTTGTATCTCGACAATGATGGCGACTATGTATTTAAAGAAACTCCCTGTCCATTTTTAATGGCAGACAATTATTGTATGGTTTACGAATCGCGCCCCAGAGCATGTCGCGAATATCCACACACCGACAGAAAACGTTTTTTTCAGATTAGCTCACTTACCTACAAAAATACATTTATATGCCCAGCCGTATTCGATGTAGTTGAAGGTTTGAAAGTTAATTACGATTAA
- a CDS encoding S41 family peptidase, with protein MSSTKNTRNQILLPVIFALLVVLGIFIGRNFMPTQSGKGNPLMIYPQSSKLDVLLDHIENEYVDTVDREAIEERIIPDILKDLDPHTVYIPAKDLNKVNEELKGNFGGIGVQFSMQEDTVLVISVISGGPSEKVGLLPGDRIVMVDDSIIAGKNIATTDVMKRLRGEMGTEVKVGIVRRPSQEIIPYTITRGAIPMYSVDVSYMVDDKVGYIKVDRFAQTTYQEFLTALAKLRANKCEKIIVDMRGNSGGLLEIAIQMCNEFLAAKELIVYTEGKSQPRRDVYANGAGSCQDTKVIVLIDEFSASASEIFAGAIQDNDRGLVIGRRSFGKGLVQEQIPLPDGSALRLTVARYYTPSGRCIQKPYDKGIDDYYQDFYHRLEHGELFNKDSINFDKSLAYKTKKGRTVYGGGGIMPDVFVARDTTMITDYFINLRSNGIIYRYALQYSDNNRQELEGLTTADAISNKLDSNGMMTDFLAYAKEKGVGFNKKEYEISKHLIKQEVKAYIARNIIDNEGFYPIIHEVDEVFQKALKEARDL; from the coding sequence ATGAGTAGTACTAAAAATACGCGGAATCAGATATTACTTCCTGTAATATTTGCTCTATTAGTTGTATTGGGCATTTTTATTGGCAGAAACTTTATGCCGACCCAATCTGGAAAAGGAAATCCATTAATGATTTATCCTCAAAGCAGTAAGCTTGATGTTTTATTGGATCACATAGAAAATGAATATGTTGATACTGTTGATCGTGAGGCGATTGAAGAAAGAATTATTCCTGATATACTTAAAGACCTAGACCCACATACGGTTTACATACCAGCAAAGGATTTAAACAAAGTAAATGAAGAGTTGAAAGGTAACTTTGGTGGTATTGGAGTTCAATTTAGCATGCAGGAAGATACAGTACTGGTAATCAGTGTTATTTCAGGAGGGCCATCCGAAAAAGTAGGACTCTTACCTGGTGATAGAATTGTTATGGTGGATGATTCAATTATTGCAGGTAAAAATATTGCAACTACTGATGTGATGAAACGTTTGCGAGGTGAAATGGGAACGGAGGTTAAGGTTGGGATTGTTCGTCGTCCAAGCCAGGAAATTATCCCATATACAATCACTCGCGGTGCCATCCCAATGTATAGTGTTGATGTTAGCTACATGGTAGATGATAAAGTTGGTTACATCAAAGTCGATCGTTTTGCACAAACAACCTATCAGGAATTTCTTACCGCTCTGGCAAAACTTAGAGCTAATAAGTGTGAAAAGATAATTGTCGATATGAGAGGTAATTCAGGAGGTTTGCTCGAAATTGCTATTCAAATGTGTAACGAGTTTCTAGCTGCTAAAGAATTAATCGTGTATACCGAAGGTAAATCACAACCTCGTAGAGATGTATATGCAAATGGAGCTGGATCATGCCAGGATACAAAAGTGATTGTATTAATTGATGAATTTTCAGCATCGGCTAGTGAAATATTTGCAGGAGCTATTCAGGACAATGATAGGGGATTGGTTATTGGGCGTCGCTCTTTTGGTAAAGGACTAGTGCAAGAACAGATACCTTTACCAGATGGATCTGCACTTCGATTGACTGTTGCTCGCTATTACACACCAAGCGGAAGATGTATTCAAAAACCATATGATAAAGGGATCGACGATTATTATCAGGATTTTTATCACCGATTAGAGCATGGTGAACTATTTAATAAGGATAGTATTAATTTTGATAAATCATTGGCATATAAAACTAAAAAAGGTCGGACAGTTTATGGTGGTGGAGGCATTATGCCTGATGTATTTGTTGCCCGTGATACAACAATGATCACCGATTACTTTATCAATCTTCGATCAAATGGTATTATTTACCGATATGCATTACAATACTCAGATAATAATCGTCAGGAGTTAGAAGGATTAACAACTGCAGACGCGATTAGTAATAAGTTGGATAGTAATGGAATGATGACTGATTTTCTTGCGTATGCTAAGGAGAAAGGTGTAGGGTTTAATAAAAAAGAATATGAAATTTCGAAGCATTTGATAAAACAAGAAGTAAAAGCGTATATTGCTCGTAATATAATTGACAATGAAGGTTTTTATCCAATTATACATGAAGTAGATGAGGTATTTCAGAAGGCATTAAAGGAAGCTCGAGATTTATAA